The Candidatus Delongbacteria bacterium genomic interval AATCAAGCTCTCTATTCACTATTGGGAACAACTTATGGTGGAAATGGTCAAACAGATTTTGCACTTCCAGATCTGATAGGAAGAGCACCTATTAATAGGAGTAATAATATCTCATTAGGTTCAAAGGGTGGTAGTGAAACTCATACTTTATTGACAAGTGAGCTTCCGTCACATTCACATTCTTTAAGAGTTTCTAATCAAAATGGAAGTGATAGCGATCCAAGTAATAACTTTCTAGCCTCAAATGGTAACGGAATAAACTCGTACAGTGATGATTATAGTTCAACTAATAGTCTAGCCGTAGCAAACAATATTGGAGGAACCACTGCTCACAATAATATGCAACCTTATCTAGTTTTAAATTTTTGTATAGCATTATCCGGAATCTTTCCAAGCCACTCAAAATCAGATGAAGTAAAAGGGGCAGACCCCTTTGTTGGAGAAGTCAACATTTTTGCTTTTAACTTTACTCCTCGTGACTATCAATCCTGTAATGGAGATTTACTATCATTATCTCAGAATACTGCTTTATTTTCTCTTGTAGGAACAACCTATGGAGGAAATGGCACTTCTACATTTGGAATTCCTGATTTTACTGGAAGAGTTGTTTTACACCGTGGTCAGGGAATTGGATTGACAAATAGAATCCTAGGTGAAAAACAAGGAGAGAATTACCATACTTTAACTATTGCTGAAATTCCTTCTCATAATCATCAGCTAAAGTGCTCATCAGAGAATAAAAGTGAGTCTTTATCCGGATCTCAATTTTCAATTTATCCTAATGGATATAACAATACTTCAAATGTCTATATAAATTCAGGAGTTGTTTCATCTTTTGGAGGAAACCAAGGACATAATAATATGATGCCATATCTAGCTTTAAACTATTGCTTGGCTACAGTCGGTGTTTTTCCTCCTCGACCATAATTTAATTAAGGAATAAAAATGAAAAAAAATATATTTTTGCTAACTATTTTTATTGTGACATTGTATGGCAGTAGTAAATCAAGTTTTGATGTTACAACTATAAACAATTTGCCATCCCTCACGTTACAACTAAACTCATTTTTTGGATCGAGTATTGAAAATATTGGTGATATGGATAATGATGGAGTATCTGATATTGTTGTAGGTTCTGAAGGATTTGAAGGGGTAGGTTCTGCATTTGTTTTATATATGAAACCAGATAATACAGTAAAAAGTTATTCAAAAATCCAGCCAGTGCTCGAAATTGATGATTATTTTGGTTCTTCAATAGCTTTTGGAGATATTAATAATGATGGAAACGATGAAATTATAATTGGTTCAAGAGGTGATGACTATTCAGAAAAAGTAAATTCAGGATCAATATACATATATGATCTAAATTTTACGCTATTAAAAAAAATCTCACCATTAGAAACTATAAGTTTTGATAATTTTGGAAAAAGTCTTTGTTTTATCGGAAATTTTAATAACAATAGAATCAATTATCTAGCTGTAGGTGCTAATGGTGCAAACAACTTTGGTGGTGAAGTAAACATTCTTTCTTTCGATAATGAGTTCAATTATTCAATAGTGAAGACAATATCGAATAATACATCTTTCGAATCATCTGGATATTCACTCTCATTTGAGTTTCCAAACAAGCTTTATGTTGGTTATTCAGGAAAAGATCTATTCAAAGGTAAGGTTAATAAAATAGAATTTGATAATACTTTTAATATTTCTGTTTCAGAATTTATTACAGGCTCAAATGTGACTAATGGTGAAATGTTTGGAAGCTCATTGTGTTTTTATGATTTTGATGGAAATGATACTTTGGATGTAGCAATAGGTTTACAAGCTGCTGATACTGGTAAAGGGAAGGTTCAAGTATTGTTTAATGGATCGACTGAGAAAAATTTTACAATAAGTTCAGCTGACCAAGGGCTCTCTTTTTTAGGAGCAAACAGTCAATTAGGTTCATCTGTTTCGGCTTTGACAAATGATAACGGATACTTTTTGATTACAAGCACTCCCAATCAAGCCTTGAATCAAAAAAATACAGGAGCTGTAAATTTTATAAAAATAACAGAAGTAGCTACACTTGAAGCTAGCAGTATAGGTGATAATTCGGCTATTTTGAATGGAGATTATTCTAGCTTTGGAAGTAGTGGCAAAGTTTATTTTGAGTATGGAACGACTTTAAGCTATGGTGATTCGACTACAATTTTAAATGTTAATCCAAGACTAAATTCTAAATTTTCGTATAATCTAAGCGAACTAACTTCCGAAACGACATACTATTTTAGAAGCGTGAATAAGGGTGCTAACGGTAAAATTTATGGAGAATCTAAATCGTTTAAAACCAAAAGTA includes:
- a CDS encoding tail fiber protein; protein product: MQPYLVLNFCIALSGIFPSHSKSDEVKGADPFVGEVNIFAFNFTPRDYQSCNGDLLSLSQNTALFSLVGTTYGGNGTSTFGIPDFTGRVVLHRGQGIGLTNRILGEKQGENYHTLTIAEIPSHNHQLKCSSENKSESLSGSQFSIYPNGYNNTSNVYINSGVVSSFGGNQGHNNMMPYLALNYCLATVGVFPPRP
- a CDS encoding VCBS repeat-containing protein, translated to MKKNIFLLTIFIVTLYGSSKSSFDVTTINNLPSLTLQLNSFFGSSIENIGDMDNDGVSDIVVGSEGFEGVGSAFVLYMKPDNTVKSYSKIQPVLEIDDYFGSSIAFGDINNDGNDEIIIGSRGDDYSEKVNSGSIYIYDLNFTLLKKISPLETISFDNFGKSLCFIGNFNNNRINYLAVGANGANNFGGEVNILSFDNEFNYSIVKTISNNTSFESSGYSLSFEFPNKLYVGYSGKDLFKGKVNKIEFDNTFNISVSEFITGSNVTNGEMFGSSLCFYDFDGNDTLDVAIGLQAADTGKGKVQVLFNGSTEKNFTISSADQGLSFLGANSQLGSSVSALTNDNGYFLITSTPNQALNQKNTGAVNFIKITEVATLEASSIGDNSAILNGDYSSFGSSGKVYFEYGTTLSYGDSTTILNVNPRLNSKFSYNLSELTSETTYYFRSVNKGANGKIYGESKSFKTKSIPVIVEGEKINLETNEDSDKNFSLNATYEDGVNLLVWEISDNSVNGTVNFVSKSNSSMKNGKGASSSFIYEPRDNFFGVDSCKIRVYYEDLEDVITVYLNILPINDPPKNHTKPSVNNIESIRIGGKLYGNVGVWNDNDDNPDEK